From a region of the Methanolinea sp. genome:
- a CDS encoding catalase has product MEKKKKLTTAAGAPVADNQNAITAGPRGPMLMQDVWFQEKLAHFDREVIPERRMHAKGSGAFGVFTVTHDITRYTKAKIFSEVGKKTEVFVRFSTVAGERGAADAERDIRGFAVKFYTEEGNWDLVGNNTPVFFLRDPHKFPDLNRAVKRDPHTNMRSAKNNWDFWSSLPEALHQVTITMSDRGIPLSYRHMHGFGSHTFSMINARNERVWVKFHLITKQGIKNLSDEEAEAVIAKDRESHQRDLFTSIAKGDFPRWTMYIQVMTDEQAKKMPYNPFDLTKVWYKKEYPLIEVGVLELNRNPDNYFQDVEQAAFNPAAVVPGIGFSPDKMLQGRLFSYGDAQRYRLGVNHHQIPVNRPKYAPAHPSHRDGQMRVDGNHGATIGYEPNSYGEWQEQPGYREPPLELSGAAAAWNFREDDSDYYTQPGKLFRLMSPAQQKVLFENTARAMGDAPEFIKIRHIRNCMKADPAYGKGVADACGISMDAVKEST; this is encoded by the coding sequence ATGGAAAAAAAGAAGAAACTGACCACCGCTGCGGGTGCACCTGTTGCTGACAACCAGAACGCAATCACCGCCGGTCCCCGCGGGCCAATGCTGATGCAGGATGTCTGGTTCCAGGAGAAACTTGCGCACTTCGACCGCGAGGTGATCCCGGAGCGGCGCATGCATGCCAAGGGGTCCGGCGCATTCGGGGTCTTCACGGTCACCCATGATATCACCCGGTACACAAAGGCAAAGATCTTCTCAGAGGTCGGAAAAAAGACTGAGGTGTTCGTACGCTTCTCGACTGTTGCCGGTGAGCGGGGGGCTGCCGATGCGGAACGTGATATCCGCGGATTTGCCGTCAAGTTCTATACCGAAGAGGGGAACTGGGACCTTGTCGGGAACAACACCCCGGTATTCTTCCTGCGGGACCCCCACAAGTTCCCTGACCTCAACCGGGCGGTCAAGCGCGACCCCCACACCAACATGCGTTCTGCAAAGAACAACTGGGACTTCTGGTCGTCGCTTCCCGAAGCGCTGCACCAGGTGACCATCACCATGAGCGACCGTGGAATCCCCCTCTCCTACCGCCACATGCACGGCTTTGGCAGCCACACTTTCAGCATGATCAATGCCAGGAACGAACGGGTATGGGTCAAGTTCCACCTCATCACGAAGCAGGGGATTAAGAACCTGAGCGATGAGGAGGCCGAGGCGGTCATCGCCAAGGACCGGGAGAGCCACCAGCGCGACCTGTTCACGAGCATCGCGAAGGGTGACTTCCCCCGCTGGACGATGTACATCCAGGTGATGACCGATGAGCAGGCAAAAAAGATGCCCTACAACCCCTTCGACCTCACCAAGGTCTGGTACAAGAAGGAGTACCCGCTGATCGAGGTGGGTGTGCTTGAGCTGAACCGGAACCCCGACAACTATTTCCAGGACGTGGAACAGGCGGCATTCAACCCTGCCGCGGTCGTACCGGGCATTGGGTTTTCTCCCGACAAGATGCTGCAGGGCCGCCTCTTCTCCTACGGCGATGCCCAGCGTTACCGCCTCGGGGTAAACCACCACCAGATCCCTGTCAACCGCCCGAAATATGCACCGGCGCACCCATCCCACCGGGACGGCCAGATGCGGGTTGATGGAAACCATGGCGCCACCATCGGCTACGAACCGAACAGTTACGGCGAGTGGCAGGAGCAGCCCGGGTACCGCGAACCGCCGCTTGAGCTCTCCGGTGCGGCGGCGGCCTGGAACTTCCGCGAGGACGATTCCGATTATTACACCCAGCCGGGCAAGCTCTTCCGACTGATGAGCCCTGCCCAGCAGAAAGTCCTCTTCGAAAACACCGCACGGGCCATGGGAGATGCACCGGAGTTCATCAAGATACGGCACATCAGGAACTGCATGAAGGCCGACCCGGCATACGGCAAGGGGGTTGCGGACGCCTGTGGCATCTCGATGGATGCCGTCAAGGAATCCACCTGA
- a CDS encoding DUF2341 domain-containing protein produces MKGVLLAMSPECRRSLLVTAILLLAVCMVAPAMAATTSVEIRKYANDGTTILNSTTVNYTWMMDNLPVMGDGITHYYHQGPVFIYDPDAATQEMLRWNPEEDTNVLEKDMGAVKGTNLKDLCDLVGGMSPGEEVKILSSDGWNRMWAYKNVYEYSDREGPIGICWFKDGKYPDSGYSEGMRMVWFADDSVNTLGPNGTGVHAFGNWDWHEAADEKYWYYYQQGNEKYPTTTGLSGQYVNRIYIYSNEAPPAQLDVIFEGTVTLADGTFTWTDDSGDDYEVSTLTPHGALEAAFLADGFTYGGSWHGNRNTALINWIDSGTANYTYDGTVTPKLAWNYQKNGVYQNYFSNTTGVSNNDVADGDFLEFYFGPDQQTTDNATAVLRITVNIQGGAVPPVAAFTSDIQSGTAPLTVHFTDQSTGSPTSWAWDFTNDGVVDSIAQNPSHTYSAPGTYTVRLNVTNAEGSDEEVKTGYITVTEAPPASEFLAGWSYRKLVTIGGSPDGDLTDYQVRFTVHRADGTDSGENVYLGTRVKADYSDLRFTTTGNVLLPYWIEPSETGSAVAWVKVPSIPVTGTQVYLYYGNPVAVAVSNGDDTFPFFDDFPGTSLNAGKWDSMGSPTVSGGICTLSSTGNAVLIEGKESFGQNYAVRSRLKSAHFASTDFYEYFNFLNPATFAGGYVYYSHSFGPGMLYNYNTGFSNPELITGWTANTYAIQDIIRSGSTNVMYLVNDANQKAISEQMDSSSWIPQIYVSGENSRIDVDWVLVRKCTVTPPAIAAWGAEEEEEETPPPAIPELFNGTVNLAPGSTFNKVAYNSQTSYTVSWTTPLGALQATGLTYNVTDKRWSSDQVLLLDDVEEYIRNSPGNWFAYVNGVYKDGYGNHANGLNVIELSDGDRVDFYYAAGVGDKNNLTETLSKATAAVRTVADTSGSAPPGDWTLSLSGAISKTITRSEFEAGVACQPSHSATYTDGDGNVWGGIPLWFLVGWVDDENMHGPFNDALAAEGYSVKVTAGDGYSINFESGDIARDNGYIVANTLNGEPLPLTKPNSTKLCFPLQMIGPKVSSGKLVGNIVSIELVGLPEPPAGWTLRMEGDVVDIISQQYFEQGIACTHGVTYTDGTGNTWGGVPLWDLVGAVDDIETTSHWTFNDTRANVTGYTVRVIAGDGFNATFSSLDISHNNGFIVANTLNGTPLTGSDANLKLVGPATTGGKQRIGNITTIRLEGLPGYPAGDWSLELIGAISDTIPLPEFEDWAACHHATYDDGEGKVYEGIPLWRIMGWVDDRIPHGPNGFNNALATAGYTVIVTAGDGYSKELTSQEIGTDNRFIIANKVNGEPLSGTKAPLQLVGSGLPSASYSVGNIASIKLTAFQEPTEIPTITIIKYANDGTTILSQTTVDHIWMEANLPVIGDGTTHYMYQGLTMDPDDIWDPTETKGMSPPKIDNAIKATKVRDLCELVGGMEPGTEIKFVATDNFETILPYDAIYPNPHVYSHLGESVIAWYADGNYVPKFGDGPRLFFTPEDHVVGQWNMHEALPEQYWHYNWNGGVQYPSVAGLSAKYISTIKIYSAPAADWSLLLDGEDIGGMSETISRNYFESALACQFGANHKASYTDSAGRTWEGMPLWFLAGYVDDDDQHSNDGFNNTLAAAGYDVKVTAGDGYSTTIPSEQIIRNSNYLIANSLNGTPIPGDDQNWPLRLTGQNVTGGMAVKGVASIHLLSRPSSGEPEVKIVPAQSALSLDTTAPYQILLTTAPAGLAGYDLQVTLGNPAVGEIVTVEYPAWAELSNTTPQPPADTLRLSGVDIGRNIQAGSVNVLLATITVRADSMGTTPVTISGVHMDADGGAAISPKVTSGEIAVHASLSADFEANVTSGKASASRPLFVAFTDLSTGTPPASSWSWDFDNDGVVDSTLQNPVASYVNPGNYTVSLTVENAYSSDTETKSDYIRVTRYVKPFPGQSNDPTDPDGDFLYEDINGNGRLDYDDVVLYYENMQWIRDQDDVGIEPYDYNQNGRIDYDDVVLLYQELLASHP; encoded by the coding sequence ATGAAAGGAGTGCTGCTTGCTATGTCACCGGAATGTAGAAGATCGCTTTTGGTTACCGCAATTCTCCTTCTTGCGGTATGCATGGTCGCGCCCGCGATGGCGGCGACCACTTCTGTAGAGATTAGGAAATACGCGAACGATGGAACGACCATTCTTAACAGTACTACGGTTAACTACACGTGGATGATGGACAACCTCCCGGTAATGGGCGACGGGATCACCCATTACTACCACCAGGGACCGGTCTTTATATATGATCCTGATGCCGCGACCCAGGAGATGCTGCGGTGGAATCCTGAAGAAGACACCAATGTCCTCGAGAAGGATATGGGGGCGGTCAAGGGGACCAACCTGAAAGATCTCTGCGATCTTGTGGGCGGAATGTCTCCCGGGGAAGAAGTCAAGATTCTCTCTTCCGATGGGTGGAACAGAATGTGGGCCTACAAAAATGTCTACGAATACTCGGATCGTGAAGGTCCAATAGGTATCTGCTGGTTTAAGGATGGCAAGTATCCTGATTCGGGATATTCCGAAGGAATGAGGATGGTATGGTTTGCAGATGATTCGGTCAATACCCTTGGACCTAATGGAACTGGTGTCCATGCATTCGGGAACTGGGACTGGCATGAAGCAGCGGATGAAAAGTACTGGTATTACTACCAGCAGGGAAACGAGAAGTATCCCACCACGACCGGACTGTCCGGCCAGTACGTGAACCGGATCTACATTTACAGCAACGAAGCGCCCCCGGCACAACTTGATGTGATCTTCGAAGGCACGGTCACCCTCGCTGACGGCACGTTCACCTGGACCGATGACAGCGGGGACGATTACGAGGTAAGCACCCTCACCCCGCACGGGGCGCTCGAGGCGGCCTTCCTCGCCGATGGTTTTACCTACGGCGGGAGCTGGCATGGCAACAGGAACACCGCGCTCATCAACTGGATTGACTCCGGGACAGCCAATTACACCTACGATGGGACAGTCACCCCAAAACTGGCCTGGAACTACCAGAAGAACGGGGTCTACCAGAACTACTTCTCGAACACCACCGGTGTGAGCAACAACGATGTTGCTGACGGTGACTTCCTCGAGTTCTACTTCGGGCCTGACCAGCAGACCACCGACAATGCGACCGCTGTTCTCAGGATCACGGTTAATATCCAAGGAGGCGCTGTACCACCCGTTGCGGCGTTCACATCTGATATTCAGTCCGGCACAGCACCACTGACCGTCCACTTCACCGACCAGTCCACCGGTTCGCCCACCTCATGGGCCTGGGACTTCACGAATGACGGGGTCGTTGACTCGATCGCACAGAACCCCTCCCATACCTATTCTGCACCCGGCACCTACACGGTCAGGCTGAACGTTACGAACGCGGAAGGGTCCGATGAAGAGGTGAAGACCGGGTACATAACTGTCACCGAAGCCCCGCCGGCATCAGAGTTCCTCGCCGGCTGGTCATACCGGAAGCTGGTCACCATCGGCGGATCGCCTGACGGGGATCTCACCGATTACCAGGTAAGGTTCACTGTCCACAGGGCGGACGGGACCGATTCAGGGGAGAACGTATACCTCGGAACCAGGGTCAAAGCCGATTACTCCGACCTCCGGTTCACCACCACTGGCAATGTCCTGCTCCCCTACTGGATTGAGCCATCAGAAACCGGTTCAGCTGTTGCCTGGGTGAAGGTGCCGTCGATCCCGGTGACGGGGACACAGGTGTATCTCTATTACGGGAATCCGGTTGCGGTGGCGGTGAGCAATGGCGATGACACGTTCCCGTTCTTCGACGACTTCCCAGGGACTTCGCTGAATGCCGGGAAATGGGATAGTATGGGATCACCAACCGTATCAGGTGGGATATGCACACTGTCATCTACAGGAAACGCGGTATTAATAGAGGGGAAGGAGAGTTTCGGACAAAATTACGCAGTCCGATCAAGGCTGAAATCAGCCCATTTTGCCTCAACAGACTTTTATGAGTATTTCAATTTCCTTAATCCAGCAACCTTTGCGGGGGGCTATGTGTATTACTCCCACTCTTTCGGCCCTGGTATGCTATATAACTATAATACAGGATTCAGCAATCCGGAACTAATCACAGGCTGGACAGCAAATACATATGCCATTCAGGATATTATCAGGAGCGGCTCGACCAATGTTATGTACTTGGTCAATGATGCAAACCAGAAAGCGATATCTGAACAGATGGATAGCTCCAGTTGGATTCCTCAGATTTACGTATCAGGCGAAAATTCCAGAATAGACGTTGACTGGGTCCTGGTTCGCAAGTGCACCGTTACTCCACCAGCGATAGCAGCGTGGGGAGCCGAGGAGGAGGAGGAAGAAACCCCGCCACCGGCCATCCCTGAGCTCTTCAACGGGACAGTGAACCTGGCGCCGGGTTCGACCTTCAACAAGGTCGCATACAACTCCCAGACAAGTTACACGGTCAGCTGGACAACGCCCCTCGGGGCGCTCCAGGCAACCGGCCTGACCTACAATGTCACTGACAAGCGTTGGTCCTCCGACCAGGTGCTCCTCCTCGATGACGTGGAAGAGTACATCCGGAACTCGCCCGGAAACTGGTTTGCCTATGTGAATGGCGTTTACAAGGATGGATATGGGAACCATGCCAACGGACTGAACGTCATCGAACTCTCTGACGGCGACCGGGTCGACTTCTATTATGCTGCAGGGGTCGGGGACAAGAACAACCTCACCGAGACCCTCTCCAAGGCCACCGCCGCAGTCAGGACCGTTGCCGACACTTCGGGATCCGCTCCCCCTGGAGACTGGACGCTCTCTCTATCCGGTGCAATTTCAAAGACGATAACGAGGAGCGAATTTGAAGCGGGAGTGGCCTGCCAGCCCAGCCATTCCGCCACGTACACTGACGGCGATGGCAATGTATGGGGCGGGATTCCTCTCTGGTTCCTCGTCGGCTGGGTTGACGATGAGAACATGCATGGCCCCTTCAACGACGCACTTGCCGCTGAGGGATACTCGGTCAAGGTGACCGCTGGAGATGGCTACTCGATTAACTTCGAAAGCGGAGACATCGCGAGGGACAACGGCTACATCGTGGCAAACACCCTGAACGGGGAACCGCTGCCCCTCACCAAGCCAAACAGCACCAAGTTATGCTTCCCGCTCCAGATGATCGGCCCCAAGGTCTCCTCTGGAAAGCTGGTTGGAAACATCGTCTCAATCGAACTTGTCGGACTCCCCGAACCGCCGGCAGGGTGGACCCTCAGGATGGAAGGGGATGTGGTCGATATAATATCACAGCAGTACTTCGAGCAGGGCATCGCATGCACCCACGGCGTGACCTATACAGATGGAACCGGGAACACCTGGGGGGGGGTCCCGCTCTGGGACCTTGTCGGAGCTGTTGATGATATAGAGACAACCAGTCACTGGACATTCAACGATACCCGGGCGAATGTGACAGGGTACACGGTCCGGGTTATTGCCGGTGATGGATTCAATGCGACCTTCAGCAGCCTCGATATCAGCCACAATAATGGGTTCATCGTAGCCAATACCCTCAACGGCACACCGCTGACCGGATCCGATGCAAACCTGAAGCTTGTAGGACCCGCAACAACGGGCGGAAAGCAGCGGATAGGCAACATCACAACAATCCGGCTTGAAGGTCTGCCAGGGTATCCTGCGGGGGACTGGAGCCTTGAGCTCATCGGCGCCATCAGCGACACCATCCCCCTGCCTGAGTTCGAGGACTGGGCGGCATGCCATCATGCAACATACGACGATGGGGAAGGTAAAGTATACGAGGGCATCCCCCTGTGGCGGATTATGGGGTGGGTCGATGACAGGATTCCCCATGGGCCGAACGGCTTCAACAACGCCCTCGCCACTGCGGGCTACACAGTGATCGTGACAGCAGGGGATGGGTACAGCAAGGAACTTACAAGCCAGGAGATCGGGACCGACAACAGATTTATCATTGCGAACAAGGTGAACGGGGAACCGCTCTCCGGGACAAAGGCCCCCCTCCAGCTTGTCGGATCCGGCCTGCCCTCTGCGAGTTACAGCGTTGGGAACATCGCCAGTATCAAGCTGACTGCGTTCCAGGAGCCGACCGAGATCCCGACCATCACCATCATTAAATACGCAAACGATGGGACCACCATCCTCAGCCAGACCACGGTCGATCACATCTGGATGGAGGCAAACCTGCCGGTCATAGGCGACGGCACTACGCACTACATGTACCAGGGCCTCACCATGGACCCGGATGATATCTGGGACCCCACCGAGACCAAGGGGATGTCCCCGCCCAAGATAGACAACGCCATTAAGGCAACGAAGGTGAGGGATCTCTGCGAGCTTGTCGGAGGAATGGAACCCGGAACCGAGATCAAGTTTGTTGCAACTGACAACTTCGAGACCATACTCCCCTACGATGCCATCTATCCCAACCCCCACGTCTATTCCCACCTCGGTGAATCAGTAATCGCCTGGTATGCCGATGGGAACTACGTCCCCAAGTTCGGCGACGGTCCGAGGCTCTTCTTCACGCCGGAAGATCATGTCGTCGGGCAATGGAACATGCACGAAGCCCTTCCCGAGCAATACTGGCATTATAACTGGAACGGGGGGGTCCAGTACCCGTCTGTCGCAGGTCTCTCAGCCAAGTATATCTCCACGATCAAGATCTATTCGGCCCCTGCTGCTGACTGGTCACTTCTGCTTGACGGCGAGGATATCGGCGGGATGAGCGAGACGATCTCACGCAACTACTTCGAGTCTGCCCTCGCCTGCCAGTTCGGCGCAAATCACAAGGCTTCGTATACCGACTCTGCAGGAAGAACATGGGAGGGAATGCCGCTCTGGTTCCTTGCCGGTTACGTGGATGATGATGACCAGCACTCTAACGATGGGTTCAACAACACCCTGGCCGCAGCCGGTTATGATGTGAAAGTGACCGCAGGAGATGGTTACTCCACTACCATCCCAAGCGAGCAGATCATCCGGAACAGCAACTACCTGATTGCCAATTCCCTGAACGGGACACCGATTCCCGGAGACGACCAGAACTGGCCGCTCCGTCTCACCGGGCAGAATGTGACCGGCGGCATGGCGGTTAAGGGAGTCGCCTCCATCCACCTCCTGTCCCGCCCATCCAGTGGCGAACCCGAGGTAAAGATCGTACCTGCGCAATCTGCCCTGTCGCTAGACACCACCGCACCGTACCAGATCCTCCTCACGACCGCACCAGCCGGCCTTGCAGGATATGATCTCCAGGTCACGCTTGGTAATCCAGCTGTTGGGGAGATTGTTACAGTGGAGTACCCGGCCTGGGCGGAACTGAGCAACACGACACCCCAGCCACCGGCTGATACCCTGAGATTAAGCGGGGTTGACATTGGCAGGAATATCCAGGCAGGAAGTGTGAATGTCCTCCTTGCAACCATCACGGTCAGGGCTGACAGTATGGGAACCACCCCGGTTACCATATCCGGTGTGCACATGGACGCAGATGGAGGGGCTGCAATCTCACCGAAGGTCACCTCCGGGGAGATCGCGGTCCATGCCTCATTGTCCGCTGACTTCGAGGCAAATGTCACGTCCGGAAAGGCTTCCGCATCAAGGCCCCTGTTCGTCGCCTTCACTGATCTCTCGACCGGCACTCCTCCCGCTTCATCGTGGTCGTGGGACTTTGATAACGATGGTGTCGTGGACAGCACTCTCCAGAACCCGGTGGCGTCCTACGTGAACCCCGGTAACTACACGGTATCGCTGACCGTGGAGAATGCCTACAGCTCAGATACCGAGACAAAATCCGATTATATCAGGGTTACACGATATGTCAAGCCTTTCCCGGGCCAGTCGAATGACCCCACGGATCCTGACGGTGACTTCCTCTATGAAGACATCAACGGGAACGGAAGGCTCGACTACGATGATGTCGTCCTGTATTACGAGAACATGCAGTGGATCCGGGACCAGGACGATGTGGGGATCGAGCCCTATGATTACAACCAGAACGGCCGGATCGATTACGATGACGTAGTGCTGCTGTATCAGGAGCTTCTGGCGAGTCACCCGTGA
- a CDS encoding metallophosphoesterase, translating to MNVKTDTASSLTIEYATDAYFSANSGYDRSATDNLTTVLHHVPLAGLKPGTLYHYRVLYNGQCTGDLHFSTFPESGPVIFVVYSDTQDHLPTFSQLERHKLVADRIAAEPGVAFVLHSGDLVNNASNLSDWDRYFAAGRAMMANTTVFPALGNHDANHSNYYQAYGMPPYYSFDCADVHVAVLDSNDWAWPNFSTQSAWLATDLQTEKPFRFISFHLPPYTSERNHSGGYENIRLEWEDIFIEHNVTAVFNGHVHAYERFLAHNIHYFVSGTGGGPAYNLSVPRAEYSQNSLEYALAYIRVTIDPEPGTATAEMIRVADVSSDLKSITTLYPPGTVFETVVMNPGGAPVAEFTSDIRTGPCPLTVQFTDQSTGSPNSWAWDFDNDGIVDSPLRNPVTSYVIPGKYTVSLTVENACSSDTETKSDYIRVTRYVKPFPGQSNDPTDPDGDFLYEDINGNGRLDYDDIVLYYGNMQWIRDQDDVGIEAYDYNQNSRIDYDDVVVLYQELLSRN from the coding sequence GTGAACGTGAAGACGGATACCGCTTCCAGCCTCACCATCGAATATGCAACGGACGCGTATTTTTCTGCAAATTCAGGATATGACCGGTCTGCCACCGATAACCTCACCACCGTGCTCCACCATGTCCCGCTTGCCGGGTTGAAACCCGGGACCCTGTATCATTACCGGGTATTGTATAACGGTCAATGTACCGGTGATCTGCATTTTTCCACCTTCCCTGAGAGCGGCCCGGTCATTTTCGTCGTCTACAGCGACACGCAGGACCATCTCCCCACCTTCAGCCAGCTCGAACGGCACAAGCTGGTTGCGGACCGGATCGCCGCAGAGCCTGGCGTCGCATTCGTGCTGCACTCGGGTGACCTGGTGAACAATGCTTCAAACCTCTCTGACTGGGACCGCTATTTTGCAGCTGGCAGGGCGATGATGGCAAACACCACGGTCTTCCCTGCTCTCGGAAACCATGATGCCAACCATTCCAATTACTACCAGGCGTACGGAATGCCCCCATATTACTCGTTTGACTGTGCGGATGTCCACGTGGCCGTCCTTGACAGCAATGACTGGGCCTGGCCAAACTTTTCCACCCAGAGCGCATGGCTCGCAACCGATCTCCAGACGGAGAAGCCTTTCCGGTTCATTTCGTTCCACCTTCCTCCTTACACTTCGGAACGGAACCATTCCGGAGGTTACGAGAACATCCGGCTTGAATGGGAGGATATATTCATCGAACACAACGTGACGGCGGTGTTCAACGGGCATGTCCATGCTTACGAGCGGTTCCTTGCACATAATATCCACTATTTCGTGTCCGGGACAGGAGGGGGGCCTGCATACAATCTTTCGGTTCCAAGGGCCGAGTATTCCCAGAACAGCCTTGAATATGCACTCGCCTATATCCGGGTCACCATCGATCCGGAGCCTGGAACAGCAACAGCAGAGATGATCCGGGTCGCGGACGTATCCTCTGACCTCAAGAGCATCACGACACTCTACCCGCCGGGCACGGTCTTCGAAACCGTGGTCATGAACCCTGGGGGAGCGCCGGTTGCGGAGTTCACATCAGATATCCGGACCGGTCCCTGCCCGCTGACCGTACAGTTCACCGACCAGTCCACCGGTTCGCCCAACTCGTGGGCCTGGGACTTTGACAACGACGGTATCGTTGACAGCCCTCTCCGGAACCCGGTGACATCCTACGTGATTCCCGGCAAATACACGGTATCATTGACCGTGGAGAATGCCTGCAGCTCGGATACCGAGACAAAATCCGATTATATCAGGGTCACACGATATGTCAAGCCTTTCCCGGGCCAGTCGAATGACCCCACGGATCCTGACGGTGACTTCCTCTATGAAGACATCAACGGGAACGGAAGGCTCGACTACGACGATATTGTCCTGTATTACGGGAACATGCAGTGGATCCGGGACCAGGACGATGTGGGGATCGAGGCCTATGATTACAACCAGAACAGTCGGATCGATTACGATGATGTCGTTGTCCTGTACCAGGAGCTGCTTTCGAGAAACTGA